A region of Heteronotia binoei isolate CCM8104 ecotype False Entrance Well chromosome 2, APGP_CSIRO_Hbin_v1, whole genome shotgun sequence DNA encodes the following proteins:
- the LOC132567273 gene encoding zinc finger protein 709-like, with product MGNHSVSPYANSGLLPRMWGGSVKVEAKLSESEGAPSEEAADLEETAVEFQGFSLEKVKTQNAEENYGDGPQRQEENHTGDNQSNEEDEEPHQVSPDEIKKEIVRRNVRIQGRLKKKKVSHRVKKRDKSIPCQGEDFQEVIHLLEESYKCLGCGMNFSDQTQYTVHLGMHSGKKTHQCLDCGKAMITRAEFLRHLRTHTEEEPSNCSDCSKSFSEKPDLAQCQRIPTREKPLIYSKSGVLFLNGKESNMHVSKHSIMNTRQCFQCGKYFRYKSQFLVHQRTHRVGKPFECAQRGKKFNENFLLIQHQKAHRREKFLECSEFGRRFSRSGTFKQHQRIHKGEKTFECSQCGKSFSQSDHLQLHLRTHTGVKPFECSECWKRFSRSHRLQVHLRTHTGEKRFECSECGKRFSRSVHLQSHLRTHRVEKPFECSDCGKKFSHSRTVQQHQRTHTGEKPFECSECGKRFSQSNSLQHHQRTHTGEKPFECAECGKRFSRSVHLQSHLGTHRGEKPFECSDCGKRFSHSRTLQQHQRTHIGEKPFECSECAKTFSRSNSLQQHQRTHTGEKPFECSECGKRFSQSVRLQSHVRTHRGEKPFECLECGKRFIRSDSLQQHQRTHTGEKPFQCSECGKRFSHSGTLQSHLRTHTGEKPFECSECGKKFRQNGELQSHRRTHTGEKPFECSECGNRFSYSSHLQRHLRTHTGSKPFECLECGKRFSQSIHLQNHRPTHRGEKPFECSECGKRFSRSDSLQQHQRIHTGEKPFECSECGKRFSRNDHLQVHQRIHTGEKPFECSECRKRFSDSSSLQKHLKIHSGEKPFECSECGKRFSRSGTLQSHLRTHTGEKPFECSECGKKFRQSGERRPHQRTHTREKPFECSECGKRFSRSDHLQLHQRIHTGEKPFECSECGKRFSRSDHLQLHQRIHTGDKPFECSECGKRFSHSRTLQQHQRTHTGEKPFECSECGKRFSHSRTLQQHQRTHTGVAF from the coding sequence GAGACAATCAGAGTaatgaggaggatgaggaaccgCATCAGGTATCGCCTGATGAAATCAAGAAGGAAATTGTGAGAAGAAATGTCAGGATTCAAGGCAGACTGAAAAAGAAGAAAGTCAGTCACAGGGTGAAGAAGAGGGACAAATCTATTCCTTGCCAAGGTGAGGATTTCCAAGAAGTTATTCACCTGTTGGAGGAATCATACAAGTGCTTGGGgtgtggaatgaacttctcagATCAAACCCAATATACTGTCCATTTGGGAATGCACAGTGGAAAGAAGACCCATCAGTGTCTGGACTGTGGAAAGGCCATGATTACCAGAGCAGAGTTCCTTAGACATCTAAGAACACATACAGAAGAGGAACCTTCTAACTGCTCAGACTGTTCCAAGAGCTTCTCAGAGAAACCAGACCTTGCTCAATGTCAAAGAATTCCTACAAGAGAGAAGCCTTTAATCTATTCCAAGAGTGGAGTGCTGTTCTTGAATGGAAAAGAGAGTAATATGCATGTTTCAAAGCACAGCATAATGAACACACGCCAATGCTTTCAGTGcggaaagtacttcagatacaaaTCACAGTTCCTTGTACACCAAAGGACCCACAGAGTtgggaaaccttttgaatgcgcaCAGCGTGGAAAGAAATTCAATGAGAATTTCCTTCTTATACAACATCAAAAAGCCCACAGAAGGGAGAAGTTTTTAGAGTGCTCAGAGTTTGGGAGGAGATTCAGTAGGAGTGGCACTTTTAAGCAACATCAAAGAATCCATAAAGGGGAGAagacttttgaatgctcacagtgtgggaagagcttcagtcagagtgaccatcttcagctgcatctaagaacgcacacaggggtgaagccttttgaatgctcagagtgttggAAAAGATTCAGTCGGAGTCACCGTCTTCAGGTGCATCtaagaacgcacacaggggagaagcgttttgaatgctcagagtgtgggaagagattcagtcggagtgtccatcttcaaagtcatctccGAACCCATAGAgtagagaagccttttgaatgctcagattgtgggaagaaattcagtcacagtagaactgttcaacagcatcaaagaacgcacacgggggagaagccttttgaatgctcagagtgtgggaagagattcagtcagagtaacagtcttcaacatcatcaaagaacccacacaggggagaagccttttgaatgcgcagagtgtgggaagagattcagtcggagtgtccatcttcaaagtcatcttgGAACCCAtagaggggagaagccttttgaatgctcagattgtggaaagagattcagtcacagtagaactcttcaacagcatcaaagaacccacattggtgagaagccttttgaatgctcagagtgtgcgaAGACATTCAGTCGGAGTaacagtcttcaacagcatcaaagaacccacacaggggagaagccttttgaatgctcagagtgtgggaagagattcagtcagagtgtccGTCTTCAAAGTCATGTCCGAACCCAtagaggggagaagccttttgaatgcttagagtgtgggaagagattcattcggagtgacagtcttcaacagcatcagagaacccacacaggggagaagccttttcagtgctcagagtgtgggaagagattcagtcacagtgggactcttcaaagtcatctcagaacccacacaggagagaagccctttgaatgctcagagtgtggaaagaaattcagacaGAATGGAGAACTTCAATCTCATCGAAGAACACACACaggtgagaagccttttgaatgctcagagtgtggaaacagATTCAGTTACAGTAGCCACCTTCAACGTCAtctcagaacccacacagggtcgaagccttttgaatgcttagagtgtgggaagagattcagtcagagtatcCATCTTCAAAATCATCGCCCAACCCAtagaggggagaagccttttgaatgctcagaatgtgggaagagattcagtcgaagtgacagtcttcaacagcatcaaagaatccacacaggggagaagccttttgaatgctcagagtgtgggaagagattcagtcggaatgaccatcttcaagtgcatcaaagaatccacacaggggagaagccttttgaatgctcagagtgtaggaagagattcagtgacagtagcagtcttcaaaaacatctaaaaatccattcaggggagaaaccttttgaatgctcagagtgtgggaagagattcagtcggagtgggactcttcaaagtcatctcagaacccacacaggggagaagccttttgaatgctcagagtgtggaaagaaattcaggcAGAGTGGAGAACGTCGACCCCATCAAAGAACACACacaagggagaagccttttgaatgctcagagtgtgggaagagattcagtcggagtgaccatcttcaactgcatcaaagaatccacacaggggagaagccttttgagtgctcagagtgtgggaagagattcagtcggagtgaccatcttcaactgcatcaaagaatccacacaggggataaaccttttgaatgctcagagtgtgggaagagattcagtcacagtagaactcttcaacagcatcaaagaacccacacaggggagaagccttttgaatgctcagagtgtgggaagagattcagtcacagtagaactcttcaacagcatcaaagaacgcACACGGGAgtagccttttga